The following are encoded in a window of Geitlerinema sp. PCC 9228 genomic DNA:
- a CDS encoding FAD-binding oxidoreductase, producing the protein MVVNSLETIVDAADIVAFEQLPQQRQQKIKKALSPRASLPECMVVPQTPEALAEVVALAYKNGWGILPTGNSSKIDWGGLASGVKLIVSTERLCGVVEHAAGDLTLTAAAGTPFAEVQATMAAENQFLALDPTYRDRATLGGMVATADSGFLRQRYGGVRDQLIGISFVRSDGVFAKAGGRVVKNVAGYDMMKLFTGSYGTLGILTQVTFRAYPMPPAATTVVISGDVSQIAEAGKMLLASTLTPTALEYVSASAMAQLDMGNEMGLWVRFQSTPESVEEQAKNTVKILENVSINAQIYGDANESDLWKRLSTFMESPSPGWEILGKIGVKPTSAVACLDQIPKGAIACMRGRSGLGRIRFPYQEGQPTSDEIKRLRAFCETERGFLTILEAPPALKNQIDVWGYSGNAFSWMEKIKNQFDDRKILNPYRFVGGI; encoded by the coding sequence ATGGTTGTCAACAGTTTAGAAACAATTGTAGATGCGGCGGATATTGTCGCTTTTGAACAGTTGCCCCAACAGCGCCAGCAAAAGATAAAAAAGGCGCTCTCACCTAGGGCATCTTTGCCGGAATGTATGGTTGTTCCCCAAACGCCGGAAGCTTTGGCGGAAGTGGTTGCCCTGGCTTATAAAAATGGCTGGGGCATCTTACCCACCGGCAACAGCAGCAAAATTGATTGGGGAGGCTTGGCATCCGGTGTCAAACTAATTGTTAGCACCGAGCGTTTGTGCGGCGTGGTGGAACATGCGGCGGGTGATTTAACGCTGACAGCGGCTGCGGGAACGCCTTTTGCGGAAGTGCAGGCGACGATGGCGGCAGAAAATCAGTTTTTGGCGCTGGATCCAACCTACCGCGATCGCGCTACCCTAGGAGGTATGGTAGCCACCGCAGATTCGGGATTTTTACGACAGCGGTATGGCGGTGTGCGCGACCAGTTGATTGGCATTTCCTTTGTGCGTTCCGATGGCGTTTTTGCCAAAGCGGGAGGGCGCGTCGTCAAAAATGTTGCCGGCTACGACATGATGAAATTATTTACCGGCTCTTACGGCACCTTAGGAATTTTAACCCAAGTGACATTTCGCGCTTATCCCATGCCACCGGCAGCTACCACAGTTGTGATTAGCGGCGATGTCTCCCAAATCGCGGAAGCTGGCAAAATGCTGTTGGCTTCAACGCTTACTCCAACGGCTTTGGAATACGTATCTGCCAGTGCAATGGCTCAATTAGACATGGGAAATGAGATGGGATTGTGGGTGCGGTTTCAAAGCACACCAGAAAGCGTGGAAGAACAGGCTAAAAATACCGTTAAAATCCTGGAAAATGTAAGTATAAATGCCCAAATTTATGGGGATGCTAATGAAAGCGATTTATGGAAAAGATTGTCAACTTTTATGGAATCACCGTCCCCAGGATGGGAAATTCTCGGCAAAATAGGAGTAAAACCTACATCAGCGGTGGCTTGTCTCGACCAAATTCCAAAAGGCGCGATCGCTTGTATGCGGGGTCGCAGCGGTTTGGGAAGAATTCGTTTTCCCTACCAAGAGGGGCAGCCAACCAGCGATGAAATTAAACGTTTGCGAGCTTTTTGCGAAACCGAACGCGGTTTTCTGACCATTTTAGAAGCTCCTCCAGCACTCAAAAACCAAATCGATGTTTGGGGCTATTCGGGAAACGCCTTTTCCTGGATGGAGAAAATTAAAAATCAATTTGACGATCGCAAAATTCTCAATCCCTATCGTTTTGTCGGTGGCATTTAG
- a CDS encoding heterodisulfide reductase-related iron-sulfur binding cluster — MTQSENPQTRPAKLEDIQTEESPEIPTHEAPLQFPTFDSKNPPQQDIIDTCVHCGFCLATCPSYRVIGKEMDSPRGRIYLMDAINKEDVPLEPATTQHFDTCLGCLACVTTCPSGVAYDRLIAATRPQVERNVERSWRDRFIRGLIFSLFPYPRRLRWLLAPLFLYQKLGLQKLVRATGLLPKIFPRLGAMESILPQLTPDAFRDNFPTVIPAQGEKRYRVGVILGCVQRLFFHPVNEATVRVLTANGCEVVIPPSQGCCAALPAHQGQEAQAQSLARQLIDSFAGMDLDAVIINAAGCGHTLKEYGHILEDDPEYREKAANFAAKVRDVQEFLAEVGMTADLHPVSDQELPIVFQDACHLLHGQQISLQPRQVLQQIPNIRLREPVDAALCCGSAGVYNMLQPQVADELGEQKVENLFDTGAELIVSPNPGCSLQIQKHMRLQGKEMPLMHPMELLDLSIRGQKL, encoded by the coding sequence ATGACACAATCGGAAAATCCCCAAACCAGACCAGCCAAATTAGAGGATATCCAAACAGAAGAATCTCCAGAAATTCCCACCCACGAAGCCCCCTTACAATTTCCTACCTTTGACAGCAAAAATCCCCCCCAGCAAGATATCATCGATACCTGCGTGCATTGCGGGTTTTGTTTGGCTACCTGCCCCAGCTATCGCGTCATCGGCAAAGAAATGGATTCTCCCCGGGGGCGTATTTATTTGATGGATGCCATCAACAAAGAAGATGTGCCTCTAGAACCCGCTACCACCCAGCATTTTGACACCTGTTTGGGTTGCCTTGCCTGTGTCACTACCTGCCCTTCCGGGGTGGCTTACGATCGCTTAATTGCTGCCACTAGACCCCAAGTAGAGCGTAACGTAGAACGTTCTTGGCGCGATCGCTTCATTCGGGGGTTGATTTTCTCCCTATTTCCCTACCCCCGCCGGCTGCGTTGGCTGCTAGCCCCCTTATTTTTATATCAAAAACTGGGATTGCAAAAACTAGTGCGCGCCACCGGTTTGCTACCCAAAATCTTCCCCCGCCTGGGTGCCATGGAATCCATTCTGCCGCAACTAACGCCAGATGCCTTTCGCGACAATTTCCCCACGGTGATTCCCGCCCAAGGAGAAAAACGCTATCGGGTTGGTGTTATTCTAGGATGCGTGCAGCGTTTGTTTTTCCATCCCGTCAACGAAGCCACCGTGCGGGTGCTAACTGCCAACGGTTGCGAGGTTGTAATTCCGCCAAGTCAAGGCTGTTGTGCGGCATTGCCCGCCCACCAAGGTCAAGAAGCCCAAGCCCAAAGCCTTGCCCGTCAGTTGATTGATTCTTTTGCAGGCATGGATTTGGATGCTGTTATTATCAATGCTGCCGGTTGCGGGCATACATTGAAAGAATACGGTCATATTTTGGAAGACGACCCAGAATATCGGGAAAAAGCTGCCAATTTTGCCGCCAAAGTGCGCGACGTGCAGGAATTTTTGGCAGAAGTAGGCATGACGGCGGATTTGCATCCCGTCAGCGACCAAGAATTGCCCATTGTTTTTCAAGATGCCTGTCACCTACTACACGGGCAACAAATTAGCCTGCAACCCCGGCAAGTTTTGCAACAAATTCCCAATATCCGTTTGCGCGAACCTGTGGATGCGGCACTGTGTTGCGGCAGTGCGGGGGTTTACAATATGTTGCAGCCGCAAGTAGCAGATGAGTTGGGCGAACAGAAGGTAGAGAATTTGTTCGATACGGGGGCAGAGTTAATTGTTTCGCCCAATCCCGGTTGTTCGTTGCAAATTCAAAAACACATGCGCCTGCAAGGGAAGGAAATGCCGTTGATGCATCCGATGGAATTATTGGATTTATCCATTCGCGGGCAAAAGTTGTAG
- the larB gene encoding nickel pincer cofactor biosynthesis protein LarB produces the protein MQQNESIRNLLENVAAGNIPPEQAQEQLKFLNVQAVGDFAQIDNHRSLRTGFPEVVYGAGKPPAQIVEIMLAMRQKSPLVMATRISPEVYRQIQPKIPELHYYETARICSIPCYPSPKPGKIAVLCAGTSDLPVAEEAAVTAELCGFSVRRFTDVGVAGIHRLLNHRKAIASVDVLIVVAGMEGALPSVVAGLADSPVIAVPTSIGYGASFNGLAPLLTMLNSCAPGIGVVNIDNGFGAAILAGQILRTAVGLRDREPS, from the coding sequence ATGCAGCAAAACGAATCTATCAGAAACCTTTTAGAAAATGTAGCAGCAGGCAACATACCCCCGGAACAAGCCCAAGAACAGCTAAAATTTCTCAACGTGCAAGCTGTAGGAGATTTCGCGCAGATTGACAACCACCGCAGCCTGCGCACCGGATTTCCAGAAGTGGTCTACGGCGCTGGGAAACCCCCCGCACAAATTGTAGAAATTATGCTGGCAATGCGGCAGAAATCTCCCCTGGTGATGGCAACCAGAATCTCGCCAGAAGTGTATCGGCAAATTCAACCCAAAATTCCGGAACTGCATTACTACGAAACTGCTCGCATTTGTTCCATTCCTTGCTATCCCAGCCCCAAACCCGGGAAAATTGCTGTTTTGTGTGCGGGTACTTCTGATTTGCCTGTAGCGGAAGAAGCAGCGGTGACGGCAGAATTATGCGGTTTTTCCGTACGGCGTTTTACGGATGTTGGCGTTGCTGGTATCCATCGCTTGCTCAACCACCGAAAAGCGATCGCTTCTGTAGATGTTTTAATTGTGGTAGCTGGTATGGAAGGGGCTTTGCCCAGCGTAGTAGCTGGTTTGGCGGATTCTCCCGTGATTGCTGTTCCCACCAGTATCGGTTATGGTGCTAGTTTTAACGGTTTGGCACCTTTGCTGACCATGCTGAACTCCTGTGCCCCCGGGATTGGCGTGGTCAACATCGACAACGGCTTTGGGGCAGCGATTCTGGCTGGGCAAATTTTGCGCACGGCAGTTGGTTTGCGGGATAGGGAGCCATCTTAG